The DNA sequence ACTATACCGAATCCAATCTCATCCCACTTGATTTCTGCATGCCTTTCTTCACCAGCACTACTACATGTGGGGTGGAAGAGAATTGGAAACAAATTCTATACATAAAGTTAATAGTCTTTAATTAATGGCTTTCATAAGGTACCTGGTAGCAGCAGAATCAGAGGATGTTAGAATAGGAGGAGGATCCATATTGTGTTCAACTTGCAACAAGAAATCACCAACACTATGTTATGCCTCGTAGCAATGACCTTATATATATGCATCAAATACTGAAATATTCAAAATTCGATTATTACTTGTATTTGTAAAGGATCCTTTAATATTGAAGGAGTCCAAAGTGGCATGCCAATCACCTATTACTACCATTTTTAAAACTTATAGAAGTGATTATGATGAGAATCAAACACTTCACGTACTATTAGATATCATTGGATATTTGTATAACTTTTTCGCACGAACTGTGTATTGTATATAGAAAATGTATAAAGAATAGTGTCAAGTTACAATTTCGTTGCAAAATTGATGATCTCCACCTTAGCATGTTGATTCACTTCATCGGTGGCTTCTGAATTGTTTATTGGCCAAGTCAGAGTCACGCGAGTAATTAGGTGTGCATTGCTGCCAACTACCAAAATGGCAAACTTGTGTAAAATATTCATACATTTTTAATTTGACCCTTTTGGTTTTTCCAACATCCACATATACATGAAGATGAAGAGTCGTTTGTCTTAATGACGtatatcattaattaatttactaattCCATGTACTGGTCAAATTATTGATCTCCGTACAACAATTTTGTTCTTTTCGTGAagataaaaaaagtaaaaaacaaaTAGTTATATTATGGGAAAGTACAGGGAGCCAATGACTTAAGTATACAAcgtgtacaatggaggtttagaaagtattagagatataatcattactGTTACATTGTCCTATTAAGTTatgcttttgggatgagtggtttcatGATATGATATTAGAGTTCTAGATCCAGAAGGTCAGGAGTTTGATCATTGGTGAATCCCAAAATCAGCTTAAGTTTTTAGGATGAGTGATTTTATGACTGAGATGTTTATTTATCCTAGTatccggatggttattctagataatatgggtgatgtttattttatttatgaacCAAAGATTTAGTCCGTTGTACATATTGTACACTTAGaccattggctccctagcacTACCCGTTATATTATACATTTAAGTCTTTTTAACAATAAATTCTAACCAAGTTGATCCAAAGTCAGTAACAATTAGTAGCGTAAATATAGGTTCCAACTACGTACTCGTGTttctctcctcctccttcttcttcttctccttcttcttcatgtttctcttttttttgtattttttcttcttcttattcgtGTGTTTCCTTCTAATCATCattcttttattattgttgttattatattttttttattttcttcctcttttttctaataattttgtagtattatgaatttttttcttcttctttatttgatttttttattcttgttaacaAAGTAAAACCAGAAGAATAATAAGAAGATAAAACAAGAAGatgatgaataagaaaaaaaaaggagatgatgataataatgaagaagaaggaggagttTTGAGTTCGGTGCATTCTGAATTTGAATTTCGATGCATTTTACATTTAATTTCGGTGCATTCTCgtcttaaattattttaaattgaatttgtTTGTGTGTCGTTATTATTAAAGAatttcaataacaataacaatgatgataataatgatgatggaggaggagaaaaagaaaggaacatatcaaaaaaatttaaatgagaAAAAAAGGAGGAGAGGAGAAGGTGGAGGTGGTGGTATGGTGGTGGTGACGATGATAACGGAGAGAAAGATGGAGCAAATGGTCAAATTAGTCTTCGAAAGATCACTCATTCTTTAAATTAGTCTccaaaagatatttttaatcaaattcgtCATTCAAAGATTTTAAGTTAGTCATTTTAGTAGTTTTAATTGACAGTTATcatgataaatttataaaattagatcaaatcaatcccaatttgaaaaatttcaaTGCCTCAAGTTCTTCCTTCGATTAGgctttaatttgatataatttcaTAAACTTTTCATACTAATAGTCAATTAAAACTCTTATGTGTGTTTTGTAGTATTACTTAACATACTACATTAACAAATTTTGGCATCATCAACCAAAAAAATGACAGAAAGATTAacatgattaatttaaaatctttgaagaacgaatttgattaaaaaaatttttgatgactaatttaaaaaaaatgagtgaTCTTTGAGGGACAAATTTGATCATTTACccaaaaaagatgaaaaaaaaaagaagaggaggagaaggagaagaagatgataatgaaaaagaaggaggaggagttTTGAATTATCATTTAGTAATTTGGATGcattttagatttaattttggtgcaatctaaatttaattttgatgtattctAATATGAACTTGTTTTGAAATGAATTTGTTTGTGTGTCGTTGTCATTAAAGAATTTTGGTGCATTCTGGATTTAACCTATTATACATATAAGAAGAACAAAACAATGATGACAATAGCAATAccgatgatgataataataatgatggaggaaaagaaaggagaggatcgaagaaattcaaataaaaaaagaaagaggaggaaATAGAAGTGGTGGCATAGTGGTGATGACAATGacaataataaaagagaaaaatgaaaaaaaataagaaaaagaagaaaaaacaatattaaaggtgagaagaaaaagaaaatcgaAATTCGCTTTTAGTGATGTATTTAGCCAAAAGACAGTTAGAAGTAATACGTGTAAATATCAATTAATTAGGTTATATCAACCTAGTTAAATTTGATTGGATAATTAACTTAATTGTAGAgtattatttaaaagaaaaaaaacaatagataataacaataataataatgaacaATTTGCGGAGTTTGTTTATCAACAAATTGCTGTATGCAATGTCGGAGCAATAACCAACAAAAAAGTCAACCTACATAGCTCAATCAATCTTGACTACCCATCCCCTATTATCTTCTGTTAGACCATTTTGGATCCCTCTAATCGTTTCAAACAACTTCCTCGTCACTGTGTTCTCTCCTGTCTTGAATTCAACTCTGCACGCAAGCAAATTAACCCGTATCAATTAATTAACCTATTAGTTTTGTAAATAACTATATACTATGATGAAATTACAAATTTGAacaaggattactttttatCCATGTAGGTTGCACTGCACACGTCAGAGATGCCAACAGCAGTTCCAGTGCAAAAGACCTCATCAGCTTCAAGAAATTCATCCACTGAAATTCTGATTTCTTCGGCCTACACAAATTTATGATTCATCACATCAATTAGAAGCATGTTTAAGGTCAATTTAATTTGAGTAATTTATAACTTGGGCAGCGTAACAGGACCTGGTAGCCCAATTCAAGAGCAAGTTGAAGGATAGATTTCCTTGTGACTCCGGGGAGAATTGTTCCAGCGGTGGGTGAAGTTGAAATCTTGTCACCCTTAACTATGAAAACATTACATGAAGAAACCTCCTCAACATACTTGTGTTCTACTGCGTCTAGAAACAGCACATCAGAGAATCCTTTGACCTTTGCTTCCTTTACCACTTGGAATACCTATACAATTATATATACGAAAATGTTTATTTAACATTCATTAATTCTAATAACAATTAATGAGTGTTAAATAAAGTAAGTTCTAGCTATCTCTATAATGTTACCACTATGTACATAAATTAAACTTACCGGTGAATAATtgcttatattttttattccgCCAGTTCCACCGGGAAAGGCGCGAGGAAGTGAATGATGAACCAACAAGCTTAAGGAAGTAGAGGTTCCCTTGTAGGCATTGGCAATTGGATTGGTGAATATTAAGAAAGTGGTTTGTGGTGCAGGTGCAATACCCATGACAGATCCACTTCCGAATAGCAATGGCCTAATGTAGAGTGTTCCTTTTCCATGAGGAGGCACCTGCATGCATGCATGCTCgtcaaattgaaaaataaaaaaagggtaAACGTGTAAAGTCATATTCATACCCAGCGCATGTTGGCACGGACAACTTGTTTGACAGCATCAACATACTGGTCAACAGTTGGTGAGGCCATGAGAAGCCTCTCAGCTCCCATCTGCATGCGAATGGCATTCTCCTCCGGCCTGAATATCTGCACCTCACCGGTTGGTGTTCTGTATGCCTTCATCCCCTCGAACAATCCCTGTCCGTAATTCAAAACAGAGGAATGGGGATTGATTTCGATGGTTCCAAATGGTACGAGAGCTCCATCGGAAAAGGTGCCGTCTGGATTGGATTTCATCACGTACATGTAATCCGTTGGGATTACGGCATAGGATAGCTGCTCCCAATCCATGGTAGCATGCCTCTCTTCGCTCTCATCACCATTTGTGGCTAATGTTGCCATGCCTGCCAACCAAGGAGACCCAAGATAAACTAAGCTACAAGGTTGAATTCAATGTTGCTCTGAACTGGTGACTACAACAAAATGTACTTATATCTTTATCTTTAGGTCATGGGGAAGCCTAAAATAAGTCATGAATTTCACTCCGGATTCTGTGGATTCAAAAAACCGTAATTTGAAAATAACGGCATGCTTTATTTAGCTTGAGTTTTGGGCCCAGCATCATATGCATTGTATTCGTCATTATTGGAATGAAATACACATACATTTTGTTAGCACATTGTTTCATCCAACACTTTGTACAGATAAACATAATTATAGATAAATGAAGATTCACCAATCACATGGACTAAACTTATTTATTTACGTAAAGTTTGTTCATGGACTCAATAAACTTATTTACGTTTTAATATGATTTGAATtgtattagtatatttttattttttaatcaatttaattttatttaaatcattagaattttaaattataaaatttgtattaatttgtaatttaaaatttaaatagatataatttaaattaatgatttataaaattGTATGTATTTGTATTATTGTACTCATATAACTAattatatttattgaatttaaaaaaataatagttgttaatttttttatttaaatacattcctattattttcaaattaaaagaatatacttatttaaaataatatgagtacatttatttaaatttaaaaagttttaaaataacaagagtatatttatttaaaatattaaaattttaaattttaaataaatcaacttatattaattttaaattttatttaaaataatacgaatatgtttatttaaattaaaaaattaaaataataagagtacatttatttaaaaaattttaatttaaaaataatataaatgtatttatttgttagttaaaaattaacaactgtttttttttaaaatcaaataaatataattaatcatattaGTACAATAATACGaatacatataattttataaattattaatttaaattatatctatttaaattttaaattacaaactaatacaaattttataatttaaaattctaattatttaaataaaattaaattgattaaaaaataaaaatatactaacaCAGTTTAAATCGTATTAAAACATAAACAAGTTTGTTAAGTCCATAGACAAAATGTAAATAAGATGTGATAGGTAAATTTTGTGCAAActttatgaaaaataataaaaaaaattaaatcctaaaaaataacataatttttttagaattaatttttttatattttataatagaaataaaaaatctgATTAACATTGAATTGGTTTAATATActagataattttattttttaataatttttaattataattttggttaaaaaaattatataataaataattaactataatttctcaatttaaattaatcaatttatttttaaaataaaacacgATAAAAAATCTAACATCATAACTATATCAATTgactttttaattaaattatttatataaaataaactaattttttaaaattaaataataatatatgtcatgcatccaaaattaattttatacgaTAAATTTTCACCATTATAGAAAAAACCTAAAATAAGCCATAAATTTTACTCCGGATTCTCTGGATTCAAGAAACCGTAATTTGAAACTAACGGCATGCTTTGTTTAGCTTGATTGTTGGGCCAGCCATATGCATTATATTCGTGATTATTGAAATGAAATACACATACATTTTATTAGCATATTGTTTCATCTAGAGACGAATTCAAGAATTTGACTACGAAAggtcaaaaattaaaattttgtataatcaaatataatatcatatatttaataataaatataattataattaattttttaattaaaaaattaataaatatttattaaataaaaaaaattatctcaatctttataattttttatgattttacatctaataaaatataaaattatttatttttaaatattttgttaattaatttacttgcaaatttaatttttatgttttatattattataaaatatgatataaaataatataaattaatctCACTAACAATTTTGTTATgtgaatttaaaatatattaaagtatttttatataataatagaagGTAAAAAGTAATAGAAAAAAAACAACTAAATTGccaactaaaaaaataatattattataaataatattaaagtattttttatatgattataaaagttaaaattaatttaaaaaaataaatgtaaaaaggattttaaattaaataaaaaatacaaataatataaatatatgtaaaaaaatttaaactttaatatataaagaatattagttattttttattattattacgctattaaattttactttatatgatgtatttattataataatatatgaatttaaaatttgttggaGGGCCAAGACCACCGGTCCGTCCCTGATTTCATCCATTACTTTGTacaaataaacataattatagaTATATGAGTAATAAATAATGAACAATAAGTAAGATTCGAGTAAAGGTTTGTTTTATCACTTAAACTTACGAATTATGGAAGAGCCCAATTTAGATAACTCAAAACTGAACTCACCAAACACAAGCATTGAGATCTAACTATGCGTACTTTTGGACCactaattaaaaacaaattaaaaaaaagtagagTTAGTTTTAATATAGAGGAACAAAACGTCGATCAATTTATATAAAAGCAGGGACGGATCAGAAATTTTAATATagagaaatcaaattttggataattttttttattttataaaaataattaacatataattattagaattaattttttaaaagatttatcaaaaaaatatataaatataattataattttttataattttatttttaatatgataattatataaaagaaatataacaatattaataatatattataaaattatacaaTACCAATAATTTATAACatgtttagttaaaaattattacatattttattaattaaaattaattcttttaaaaattttaaaaaatttagaaataaattataaattattaattatttaaaagacACAGTATTCTTATAGAATATAAGATATAagatatctttaaaaaaaaattcttttaacaatataaatttagaaaaaaaaatgagtattttttacaaaaaaataatatctaaagTACATAATGTGATTACCAAAATATAACTGCGTAAgtcattattaatataataatataaatgttaaatacaataatataaaaaataaataattttttaaaaaataaatatagagattattgtataaaaactaatttgaaaggTACAAAGACTTGGGtatgatattaaattagttaagtaaaaaatattagtgaatTAAACAATTAAGACATAAATTCATCATATAGTAAACAGTAATACATATAAAActattaaattacataatattttttttattttttgaacacATATCTCATATATAAGGCTACGAGGCAAGGTTGTTTTGGAGGAGAAGCTTGGTATTGACGTACGAAGGAAGCGACGAATACTCAGAGATATCAGGTGGCACATGCCGTTCAGAATACGATTAAAGTTCAAACTCAACAGGAGGTTATCGAAAGGGATCTAGGGACTGAGGTGAAAGAGCTAAGGAAAGAGGGGAAAAAGGGGACCTTCACGGCAATGGGTGGATGAAGAAGATGGGAGTGCCAGTGGCAAAAGAGAAATTGGTTTGGTTGCAGAGAAGTCTAATAGGCGGTACGACAAAGGCTATTGACTATAAGTCTCTAAGGGCCATGATAGGAAAGAATTTACCGCAAGTCGTGGAGGTATGAGAACTCGGAGCTTACAAAGCTCTCCTGACGTTTGATAGCTTTTTAGGTGCGGAAGAAGCCTTCACGTTTAAAATGAACAATATTCTGAAGTTCTTCCATAGCGTTTGGAGATGGGAGGAGGAAGAGCGTAGTGAAACTCGAAGGGTATGGCTAGAGTGTTTCAATGTCCCGTTATATACGTGGTCTGTGGAGACGTTTAAATTGATTGGTAGTCAATGGGGCGAAGTTGTTGGGTACGACGAAGCCACGAAATCATGTCTATCGTTCAGTGTGGGACGGATACAAATTGACACTTGTATTATGGACATTATCAGTGAGTGAATTCACATCACTGTTGGTACTAGAGGGTTCGATGTCCTAGTTAAGGAGGTTGGACACGAGAGTTATGGATCGGAGTGTCAGCTTGACGATGTTAGCACTTTTGGTCTCCCAAAAGCATGCGAGATTTTGGGTACGAGCAGGTTGAATTCTATAACACCAGTAGCAAGCAGAGATCCGGTGGTTGAGGGGCTGATGGTGATGCCAAGAGAGGAAGAAGCTGAAAAGGGTAGATTGGTAATTTCCATTAACATTTTGAATGAGTGGAGTTATTGTAacttaattgaatttaaaactACAAAGATAACGGAGGATTCTGTTAGGGAGGGAATAGCAAATTTCAAGGGATGTCATGATTTACTCATTGATGCTGAATCTAAAAAAAATGGTTAGTTGGGATTATGGGTTTGATGGGCTGAATTTTGGTGGCTgttggagaaaaaaaaaaaacaaaacctGCTGAAGGGCTGGCCCAATAATCAATCAGGTGGCACAAGTGATGATGGAAGGAGATTGGGCCGCTCCTCATCAACTGCAGGCCCAGAGACTGATGTGGAGGACGCGGAAGGCTGGATCAGGAGGCCGGGTCGGGCTCCTTCCAGATGGGTGCTCTCCATCTCCTGGATCAAGCGCCGCAACTCACGCTTGCCTTAAAGGAGAGAACCTGGAGGCTGCTGATGAGACTAGACCACGAGGGAAAGGAGCGCACGAGCTGGCGAGCAAGACCGCCGACGGGCTGAGTGCAACGCGACTGATGTTGTGACTGGGCACTGTGTGGCTGAGCTGGAATCAACGGACCGTCTCCCTAAGCCTTCAACGAACTCCGCGCTGGTGATGATAGGAGTTGGCTCCTCCAGGGAAGACGGGGTCGAGAGACAGACCCAGCAGACGAAGCCAGCGCCGGGGAAGGATGCTGCAGTCGGCCGGGAAGAGATCCTAGAAGACAGTGATGAAGCTTTAGAAGACGCTATGCCTCTAGCTGTTGCAAGACTTGAGGAGGGCGGGGGCGATAATGGGCTAGGGATGGATGCTGGCAGCAGAAACAAGAGACTCAGTAATATGAAGAGTCTGGAAAGAGAAGAGTAGATGATTGAAAATAGAAGGGCATGGGACCTAGCAGTAGAATCCGGAGCAGTGTAGTGCGATGAAGATGATGACATAATGGCGATTCTACAAGAACATAATGAAGCGCTTGCCCAAAAGAGGAGTTTGGCTAAGCAGAAAGAAAAGGCGCGAAGATGCAGACCAAAAAAGCTCAAAAAGGTGTGTACCAAAGATTTAAAATGATTTTTAGCTCTTGGAATGTTAGGGGGTTAGGGAGGGTTGGTAAGATGAGTATATTTAAAGAGCTCAAAACAAAACAGAAGCTGAATATGCTAGGTTGGCTTGAGTCTAAAATGCTAGTTGTGACTAAGTATGATGTAGTACGTATTTGGGGGAGCGATGCTATGGGGTGGGAGTATGTAGGCTCGGAAGGCACGTCCGGAGGGTTGGTGTTAATGCGAGATATTATGCTGTTTAGAATAAATAATTGCTACAAAGGGGAGAGATGGTTATGTGTTGAAGGAGTCCTAttgaaaaatgatttttcttGGGCTTTTTGTTTGGTATATGGTGCTCATAATAGAGTAGAAAAAATTGCTGTGTGGGAGGAACTGAGCTTTATAGCTGGTGTATGTCAAGTACCAATATATTACATGGGTGACTTCAATGAGGTTATACAAGTTGAAGAGAGGAAAGGATAGGATAGGCTAACAGGGTCTGCAAAAGACTTCAAGTGTTGGGTACAAGATATGCAGCTAGTGGATCTACCATTGCATGATCGTAAGTTTACCTGGTTTAGAGGCCGCTCCTGCAGTCGCATTGATAGAGTCTTAGTGAGTGTAGAATGGACGGAGGAGTTTCTGGAGATTCGGCTAAAAGGAGGACTGAGAGGCCTGTCAGACCACTGCCCAATTATAGTGGAAGATACTATATCCAGAGGTTGACCACGGCCCTTTCATAGCTTAGATTCCTGGTTTACATATGACGATTTTCTAAGGATGGTCAGGGAAGAATAGAGGAATCTTGGTGAGGCACGGTTCACAGATAAGTTGAAGGCTTTAACAGTACCTCTGGGAAGATGACATAAGGACAATTTTGGGGACATGGATAAGAAAATTCAGCGTTTTGAGGAGGAAATTAGGAAGATAGACAAGTTGGCAGGAAATGGAGTTTATGATGATACAGTGGAGGCTAGAAGGAAGGCACTAGTAAGCTGTTGCAAGCAGTGGTATATCAGAAAAGAAATACACTGGAAGCAAATGTCACGCTCCAAGCATGCGAAAGATATGGATAAGAACACTA is a window from the Arachis stenosperma cultivar V10309 chromosome 3, arast.V10309.gnm1.PFL2, whole genome shotgun sequence genome containing:
- the LOC130966182 gene encoding branched-chain-amino-acid aminotransferase 6-like, encoding MATLATNGDESEERHATMDWEQLSYAVIPTDYMYVMKSNPDGTFSDGALVPFGTIEINPHSSVLNYGQGLFEGMKAYRTPTGEVQIFRPEENAIRMQMGAERLLMASPTVDQYVDAVKQVVRANMRWVPPHGKGTLYIRPLLFGSGSVMGIAPAPQTTFLIFTNPIANAYKGTSTSLSLLVHHSLPRAFPGGTGGIKNISNYSPVFQVVKEAKVKGFSDVLFLDAVEHKYVEEVSSCNVFIVKGDKISTSPTAGTILPGVTRKSILQLALELGYQAEEIRISVDEFLEADEVFCTGTAVGISDVCSATYMDKKVEFKTGENTVTRKLFETIRGIQNGLTEDNRGWVVKID